A DNA window from Hydrogenophaga taeniospiralis contains the following coding sequences:
- the cobA gene encoding uroporphyrinogen-III C-methyltransferase, giving the protein MNMPATVNVSSATQFNPGTVTLVGAGPGDPELLTIKAARAIAAATVLLVDDLVSDGVLAHASPRARIVHVGKRGGCKSTPQAFIEKLMLMAAREGEVVVRLKGGDPFIFGRGGEEVEHLRAAGIEVQIINGITAGLAGLTSLGAPLTHRDHAHGVVFITGHAKPGDSGTDWQALAATARDAKLTLVIYMGVSSAEQIQADLLTGLPADTPLAIIQHASLPQQRHAITTLGDLRATIAREQLGSPAVIVVGDVVRGVAAMDLPQPLSLSRAA; this is encoded by the coding sequence ATGAATATGCCCGCCACCGTCAACGTTTCTTCCGCCACCCAGTTCAACCCGGGCACCGTCACCCTCGTCGGCGCCGGCCCGGGCGACCCGGAACTGCTCACCATCAAGGCCGCGCGCGCCATCGCCGCGGCCACCGTGCTGCTGGTGGACGACCTCGTGAGCGACGGTGTGCTGGCCCACGCCTCGCCCCGCGCGCGCATCGTGCACGTGGGCAAACGCGGCGGTTGCAAGAGCACGCCGCAGGCCTTCATCGAAAAACTCATGCTCATGGCCGCGCGCGAAGGCGAGGTGGTGGTGCGCCTGAAGGGCGGCGACCCCTTCATCTTCGGGCGCGGTGGTGAAGAGGTGGAACACCTGCGCGCCGCCGGCATCGAGGTGCAGATCATCAACGGCATCACCGCCGGCTTGGCCGGCCTGACCTCGCTCGGCGCCCCGCTCACGCACCGCGATCATGCGCACGGCGTGGTCTTCATCACCGGCCACGCCAAGCCCGGCGACAGCGGCACCGACTGGCAGGCCCTGGCCGCCACCGCGCGCGACGCCAAGCTCACGCTGGTGATCTACATGGGCGTGTCCAGCGCCGAGCAGATCCAGGCCGATCTGCTCACCGGCCTGCCGGCCGACACACCGCTGGCCATCATCCAGCACGCCAGCCTGCCCCAGCAGCGCCACGCGATCACCACGCTGGGCGATCTGCGCGCCACCATCGCCCGCGAACAGTTGGGCAGCCCGGCCGTGATCGTGGTCGGTGACGTGGTGCGCGGCGTGGCCGCGATGGATCTGCCACAGCCGCTGTCACTGTCGCGCGCCGCCTGA
- a CDS encoding NAD(P)/FAD-dependent oxidoreductase yields the protein MQDFDAIVIGAGAAGLFCAGVAGQRGLRVLLLDHSEKVAEKIRISGGGRANFTNRDIDPRAPHKHFLSENPNFCRSALSRYTPADFIALLQKYGIAFHEKHKGQLFCDRSAEDLIALLLAECEAGGVMRWQPCGVKAIRVTGDGRYELDTERGTVASRAVVVATGGLSIPKIGATDFGYRVAKQFGLRSVEPRPGLVPLTFDGEAWAPYAGLSGLSLSVLIETGDKKNRISFAEDLLFTHRGLSGPAVLQISSYWREGTPIRLNLAPEVDLPAALARAKATSRKLIANELATLVPSRLADAWVAQDTDWQRPISEASDKALARLAERLSRWELTPTGSEGYRKAEVTLGGVDTRELSSQTMESKQPGLYFIGEVVDVTGWLGGYNFQWAWASAHACAMALPGA from the coding sequence ATGCAAGATTTCGACGCCATCGTCATCGGCGCGGGTGCGGCCGGTCTTTTCTGTGCTGGTGTCGCGGGCCAGCGCGGCCTGCGTGTGCTGCTGCTCGACCACAGCGAGAAGGTGGCGGAGAAGATCCGCATCTCGGGCGGCGGCCGGGCCAACTTCACCAACCGCGACATCGATCCGCGCGCGCCGCACAAACACTTCCTGAGCGAGAACCCGAACTTCTGCCGCTCGGCGCTCTCTCGCTACACGCCGGCCGACTTCATCGCGCTGCTGCAGAAATACGGCATCGCCTTCCACGAGAAGCACAAGGGTCAGCTGTTCTGCGACCGCTCGGCCGAGGACCTGATCGCCCTGCTGCTGGCCGAGTGCGAGGCCGGCGGCGTGATGCGCTGGCAACCCTGCGGCGTCAAAGCCATCCGCGTGACCGGCGACGGCCGCTACGAACTCGATACCGAGCGCGGCACCGTGGCCAGCCGCGCGGTGGTGGTCGCCACCGGCGGCCTGTCCATCCCGAAGATCGGGGCCACCGATTTCGGCTACCGCGTCGCGAAGCAGTTCGGCCTGCGCAGCGTCGAACCCCGCCCTGGCCTCGTCCCACTCACCTTTGACGGTGAGGCTTGGGCGCCGTATGCGGGCCTGTCTGGCCTTTCGCTGTCGGTACTGATCGAGACCGGCGACAAGAAAAACCGGATCAGCTTCGCCGAAGACCTGCTGTTCACCCACCGCGGTCTCTCGGGCCCGGCGGTGCTGCAGATCTCCAGCTACTGGCGCGAGGGCACGCCGATCCGCCTCAACCTGGCGCCCGAAGTGGACCTGCCCGCGGCCCTGGCGCGCGCCAAGGCCACGTCCCGCAAGCTGATCGCCAACGAACTGGCCACGCTCGTGCCCAGCCGTCTGGCGGATGCCTGGGTGGCGCAAGACACCGATTGGCAACGCCCCATCAGCGAAGCGTCGGACAAGGCCCTGGCCCGGCTGGCCGAGCGCCTCTCGCGCTGGGAGCTCACGCCCACCGGCAGCGAGGGCTACCGCAAGGCCGAGGTCACGCTCGGCGGCGTGGACACGCGCGAGCTCTCGTCCCAGACCATGGAATCGAAACAGCCCGGCTTGTATTTCATCGGCGAGGTGGTGGACGTGACCGGCTGGCTCGGCGGCTACAACTTCCAGTGGGCCTGGGCCAGCGCCCACGCCTGCGCGATGGCCCTGCCCGGCGCCTGA
- a CDS encoding methyl-accepting chemotaxis protein — MTPLATRSTTPSRQDTPDHIAGLSLVNLAARQRMLSQRMILQTVLAASGDAGWHHAAQRSLRMFTESQQHLQATTAQLDPASARKITETYQGPRGVGPVVQAFMQLMRSALDQIEARSPRASATTAELVGHTDRILEALNTATTAFDEVAKAHSDAMMKELVGIVDDIQSVAKEAKVVSFNAQVMAARAGQHGREFAVVANVLSDITSEIDRLTRKAAVLAERSRGR; from the coding sequence ATGACACCCCTCGCCACCCGAAGCACCACCCCATCGCGCCAGGACACGCCGGACCACATCGCGGGCCTGTCGCTGGTCAACCTCGCCGCGCGCCAGCGCATGCTCTCGCAGCGCATGATCCTGCAGACCGTGCTCGCCGCCAGCGGTGACGCCGGGTGGCACCACGCCGCCCAGCGCAGCCTGCGCATGTTCACCGAGAGCCAGCAACACCTGCAGGCCACCACCGCGCAGCTCGATCCCGCCAGCGCCCGCAAGATCACCGAAACCTACCAGGGCCCGCGCGGGGTCGGCCCCGTGGTGCAGGCCTTCATGCAGCTCATGCGCAGCGCGCTCGACCAGATCGAGGCGCGCAGCCCGCGCGCGTCCGCCACCACCGCTGAGCTGGTCGGGCACACCGATCGCATCCTCGAAGCCCTCAACACCGCGACCACCGCGTTCGACGAAGTCGCCAAGGCGCACTCGGACGCCATGATGAAAGAACTGGTGGGCATCGTGGACGACATCCAGAGCGTGGCCAAGGAGGCCAAGGTGGTGAGCTTCAACGCACAGGTCATGGCCGCGCGGGCCGGGCAACATGGCCGCGAGTTCGCCGTGGTGGCCAACGTGCTGTCGGACATCACCAGCGAGATCGACCGGCTCACGCGCAAGGCGGCGGTGCTGGCCGAGCGCAGCAGAGGACGGTGA